The Pyrenophora tritici-repentis strain M4 chromosome 2, whole genome shotgun sequence genome window below encodes:
- a CDS encoding Tymo-45kd-70kd domain containing protein: MFFKNRRSRANSYVENEPNPRSQSFDDYVDKRPESSRKESHHSQPLSPTEDQDMYPRQQQPQEPVFAQNPPPQHNAMPIRTQAVPPTGNTNPIGMGMPDLITAAFNQAVQPYQEKIEQLESQLADMQAWVDQLEQQRAEVHNWIDKRGLRPDVPASIAKIMDTTTADAAPTLNAQLDRKITIVNFDLHRLQDDLNDSISSSHFASAMLKFLPDIQRLTLLPSGPRYAFDLILKLGGNLNSHGGIDSADAGDIAARRDFYNRLDETMVDVVQRRFGEGEGWDVKREIKRIEKTASYLKTYGVEPYFPSTLDMMKREMEFQPNGVPNGQGTPPRYH; this comes from the exons ATGTTCTTCAAGAATCGACGAAGTAGGGCAAACAGTTACGTCGAAAACGAGCCGAATCCTCGCTCACAGTCGTTCGACGATTACGTAGATAAGCGCCCGGAATCGAGTCGCAAGGAGTCCCACCACAGCCAACCGCTTTCACCCACCGAGGACCAAGATATGTATCCCCGCCAACAGCAACCCCAGGAGCCGGTCTTCGCTCAGAACCCTCCACCACAACACAACGCCATGCCCATCAGGACCCAGGCAGTTCCGCCTACCGGCAACACCAACCCCATCGGCATGGGCATGCCCGATCTGATTACTGCCGCCTTCAACCAGGCCGTGCAGCCCTACCAGGAGAAGATTGAGCAGCTCGAGAGCCAGCTTGCCGACATGCAGGCATGGGTAGATCAGCTTGAGCAGCAGCGCGCAGAAGTGCACAACTGGATTGACAAGCGGGGGCTGCGACCTG ACGTGCCTGCTTCCATCGCAAAGATCATGGACACGACAACTGCTGACGCTGCCCCCACTCTCAACGCGCAGCTCGACCGCAAGATCACCATTGTCAACTTCGACCTGCACCGTCTTCAGGACGACCTCAACGACTCTATTTCCTCGTCGCACTTTGCCTCCGCCATGCTCAAGTTCCTGCCCGATATCCAGCGCCTGACGCTGCTGCCGTCGGGACCCCGCTATGCCTTCGATCTCATCCTGAAGCTCGGCGGCAACCTCAACTCGCACGGCGGTATCGATAGCGCCGATGCCGGCGACATTGCAGCACGCCGCGACTTCTACAACAGGCTCGACGAGACCATGGTCGACGTGGTGCAGCGTCGCTTTGGCGAGGGCGAGGGCTGGGACGTCAAGCGCGAGATCAAGCGCATCGAGAAGACAGCCAGCTACCTCAAGACTTATGGCGTCGAGCCATACTTCCCCTCAACTCTCGACATGATGAAGCGCGAGATGGAGTTCCAACCTAACGGTGTGCCCAACGGCCAAGGGACTCCTCCGCGTTACCACTAG